In Devosia chinhatensis, the following are encoded in one genomic region:
- a CDS encoding PIN domain-containing protein, which yields MAASAYSQVQVPKPKNWQDFEQGSSILWRKVLKDDSLNRFGRGGQEQHGMDMFGYRDADPSKIVGVQCKCNGHHKMPTEEEFRRDFEKALKWEPKLSEYFFTYTADDDGPLQTFAAKLTEEQRMLGRRIIVRAWGWGTIEQRLAEHECADAFDPNHSAVSKRQDLQNQEILATLGSIQATLSQTAIISTDATTGAANAADAQLDLEIDRYRDLMISGHPKSALKLLEVLKSSLTEANSGHVWFRVKANIGHCYLHMGDEQKASDLLADAVTHAPDDPKACANKVLSLILDSKNQEALDLALQELGKDGTSETLAAYAVQAAGNLDLEDPLSLIPERLRETPDVQQFHLANMRAQGGLDWVEVARAAAERWPGEETFRRNLAEGEIETIVTGQHSRTWRLDPSEKETVRRATDELIALWNQARQQEVPERQDNLALCVNAVVGLLLLADHQRAKEIIEQGLAAAGNDPDVLIRAAAVAVETGDRAYAKSLVPRLPQEGPGLLLRVQISAREADWKYLASLYGLGSLDTVPEPEVATVKAMVDSAHARVLAKRDPAGAEKFLIARIGDNVGAARPSVLLGQMADDLGLEKVARAAYDQAVAAITPESHIASRQMVANYASRRRDHSTVITLLDGFVDLTVPSDELDELSAAFAYQYPPKARGLGFFKELPEEIRQTERMAVLEGILHIHRQDIPSAEERFRTAVQLAPSKLHPLLMLAQVLLRQKKKPEVMQLVALLDPSQMTGTPLEHMQLAQLLGMAGRYDDAFEHGYQVLEDNKNDPSVNLKWLGLGLTHMPYLARLSDASVDVGMWTRLVSNDGQVNEFTIVDGPNRPADGRYAKDHSLAGAAIGHRAGETFTLTDGIGREREWTVEQVRHRYHHAYEDTAEHFNDRFPKEDGFWVIRTQDNDIQPLLDMVRRQGERAENILGLYNDNAVPLSFIVEIAGGSVITFAETLRVQGIDIDTCENTEPERWRAMAMIRAFKGRGAVLDTLTHWTLVGLDAVDVFQSVFGRLLVARSTQDDVQQLSDDGERFEGTERGGTAFFHKGQFHFDEMTPERELARAEALEKREASFASDFEVMPVHAPDDLDTDLVDHVNRGALDPIFLAKEHDMLLVSDDRRYRLVGKAMGVDGAWLQAVFYFARHNGMLSPDRYAQLTADLASLRHQSIAFEAGDVERLVALVTPETKYRIHAMASGLGTKNAGMASHIRVLRETIERLWEGGPTIYGKLATGLLIQNAIRHQPRYRSMVLSVAEGTLSRYIGGEEYFRNWKIGHFLIDSKPADRLSVTSGKRAKPKRRRGKERKRRDWLGHNGPPRP from the coding sequence ATGGCTGCGTCTGCATACTCACAAGTACAGGTTCCTAAGCCTAAGAACTGGCAGGATTTCGAACAGGGCTCCAGCATCCTGTGGCGAAAGGTTCTGAAGGACGACTCATTGAACCGCTTTGGCAGAGGAGGCCAAGAGCAGCACGGCATGGACATGTTCGGATACCGCGACGCGGATCCCAGCAAAATCGTCGGTGTTCAATGTAAGTGCAATGGTCATCACAAGATGCCGACCGAGGAGGAGTTCCGAAGGGACTTCGAGAAGGCTCTGAAGTGGGAGCCGAAGCTTTCAGAATACTTCTTTACCTACACTGCCGATGATGACGGTCCGCTCCAGACCTTTGCGGCCAAGCTGACCGAAGAGCAGCGCATGCTCGGGCGGAGAATCATCGTTCGTGCATGGGGATGGGGGACAATTGAGCAGCGGCTTGCGGAGCATGAATGCGCCGACGCTTTCGATCCAAACCACAGTGCAGTGTCCAAGCGACAGGACCTGCAAAATCAGGAGATTTTGGCCACCCTAGGTTCGATTCAGGCCACCCTGTCGCAAACCGCGATCATTTCAACTGACGCCACGACCGGCGCTGCCAACGCAGCAGACGCCCAACTCGACCTCGAGATCGATCGCTATAGGGACCTCATGATCTCGGGTCACCCGAAGTCGGCTCTCAAGCTTTTGGAAGTGTTAAAATCTTCGCTGACCGAAGCCAACTCGGGGCACGTATGGTTCCGCGTCAAAGCCAACATCGGCCATTGCTACCTCCACATGGGCGACGAGCAAAAGGCGTCGGATCTTCTGGCGGATGCGGTGACACACGCGCCGGATGATCCCAAAGCATGTGCCAATAAGGTTCTGTCCCTAATCCTGGATTCTAAAAATCAGGAAGCGCTTGATCTCGCCCTGCAGGAATTGGGCAAGGACGGCACCAGCGAAACGCTTGCAGCATATGCCGTCCAGGCAGCTGGAAACCTCGACTTGGAAGACCCACTCTCGCTTATACCCGAGAGACTGAGGGAGACGCCGGATGTGCAGCAATTCCATCTGGCCAATATGCGCGCCCAGGGCGGACTGGATTGGGTTGAGGTAGCACGCGCTGCGGCAGAACGATGGCCAGGTGAGGAGACGTTCCGTCGGAACTTGGCTGAAGGTGAGATCGAGACCATCGTGACGGGGCAGCATTCCCGCACTTGGCGCCTTGACCCGAGCGAAAAGGAGACTGTGAGAAGGGCGACCGATGAGCTCATCGCCTTGTGGAACCAGGCGAGGCAACAGGAAGTGCCGGAACGGCAAGACAACCTGGCGCTCTGCGTCAATGCTGTTGTCGGACTGCTTCTGCTTGCTGACCACCAACGGGCAAAAGAGATCATTGAGCAAGGGCTGGCAGCAGCCGGCAACGATCCTGACGTGTTGATCCGAGCCGCCGCGGTTGCTGTCGAAACCGGAGATCGAGCATACGCCAAGTCTCTCGTGCCTCGCCTTCCGCAGGAGGGCCCTGGGTTGCTTCTTCGGGTCCAAATTTCGGCAAGAGAAGCTGACTGGAAGTACCTGGCATCTCTCTACGGGCTCGGTTCGCTGGACACTGTTCCGGAACCAGAGGTCGCGACCGTGAAGGCGATGGTCGACAGCGCTCATGCCAGGGTTTTGGCGAAGCGCGATCCTGCAGGTGCGGAGAAGTTCTTGATCGCTCGGATCGGCGACAACGTAGGTGCGGCACGGCCATCCGTGCTCTTGGGGCAGATGGCCGATGATCTAGGCCTTGAGAAGGTGGCAAGAGCCGCTTACGACCAGGCCGTTGCAGCGATTACCCCCGAAAGCCACATAGCCAGTCGTCAAATGGTGGCGAACTATGCGAGCCGTAGGCGCGATCACTCGACAGTCATAACGCTGCTCGATGGTTTCGTCGACTTGACGGTCCCATCCGATGAGCTCGACGAGCTTTCGGCGGCCTTCGCTTATCAGTATCCACCCAAGGCTCGCGGTCTTGGCTTCTTCAAAGAGCTTCCCGAGGAAATCCGCCAGACCGAACGCATGGCGGTTCTGGAAGGCATCCTGCACATCCATCGTCAGGACATCCCTTCGGCAGAGGAACGCTTCAGAACCGCAGTGCAACTCGCTCCGAGCAAACTGCATCCCCTGCTGATGCTCGCGCAGGTACTGCTTCGTCAAAAGAAGAAGCCTGAAGTGATGCAGTTGGTCGCCCTACTTGACCCTAGCCAGATGACCGGCACTCCGCTCGAGCACATGCAGTTGGCGCAACTGCTTGGCATGGCCGGGCGCTACGATGACGCCTTCGAACATGGGTATCAGGTGCTTGAGGACAACAAGAACGATCCCAGCGTGAACCTGAAGTGGTTAGGCCTGGGTTTGACCCACATGCCCTACCTTGCTCGCTTGAGCGATGCCTCGGTCGACGTAGGCATGTGGACTCGTCTGGTGTCCAATGATGGACAGGTCAACGAATTTACGATCGTAGACGGTCCGAACCGCCCTGCAGATGGACGTTATGCAAAGGATCATTCCTTGGCAGGGGCGGCCATTGGGCACCGCGCCGGCGAGACGTTCACCCTAACGGACGGGATCGGGCGAGAGCGAGAATGGACCGTCGAGCAGGTCCGTCACCGATACCATCATGCCTACGAGGACACTGCCGAGCACTTCAACGATCGTTTCCCGAAGGAGGACGGCTTCTGGGTCATCAGAACGCAGGACAACGATATCCAACCGCTGCTCGATATGGTTCGACGTCAGGGTGAGAGAGCAGAGAACATTCTCGGCCTCTACAATGACAATGCAGTTCCGCTTTCCTTCATCGTGGAAATCGCAGGTGGTAGCGTAATCACCTTCGCCGAGACATTGAGGGTGCAAGGTATCGATATCGACACCTGCGAGAACACCGAACCCGAGCGATGGCGCGCGATGGCCATGATCCGCGCGTTCAAGGGACGCGGTGCGGTGCTCGATACTCTCACCCACTGGACGTTGGTTGGGCTGGATGCCGTCGATGTGTTTCAATCGGTATTTGGCCGACTGCTGGTGGCACGCTCCACACAAGACGATGTGCAGCAGCTTTCGGATGATGGGGAGCGGTTCGAAGGTACTGAGCGGGGCGGGACGGCATTTTTCCACAAGGGCCAGTTCCATTTCGACGAGATGACACCAGAGCGGGAACTCGCTCGAGCAGAGGCATTGGAGAAACGCGAAGCGTCATTCGCCTCCGACTTCGAAGTCATGCCAGTGCACGCACCTGACGATCTCGATACGGACCTGGTCGACCACGTCAACCGAGGAGCGTTGGATCCGATATTCCTGGCGAAGGAGCACGACATGCTTCTTGTCAGCGACGATCGGCGTTACCGTTTGGTCGGGAAGGCCATGGGTGTGGATGGAGCATGGCTGCAGGCAGTGTTCTACTTCGCTCGTCACAACGGCATGCTCTCGCCCGACCGATATGCGCAACTTACGGCTGATCTCGCTTCGCTTCGCCATCAGTCTATCGCATTCGAAGCAGGCGACGTGGAGCGGCTGGTGGCGCTCGTCACCCCGGAAACGAAGTATCGTATTCATGCTATGGCGAGCGGCCTGGGCACGAAGAACGCGGGCATGGCCAGTCACATCCGAGTGCTGCGTGAGACCATTGAGAGACTGTGGGAAGGTGGCCCCACCATCTACGGAAAACTTGCGACCGGGCTCCTGATCCAGAACGCGATCCGCCATCAGCCGAGGTATCGATCTATGGTGCTGAGCGTGGCCGAGGGCACGTTGTCGAGGTATATTGGCGGGGAGGAGTACTTCCGAAACTGGAAGATCGGTCACTTCCTCATCGACTCTAAGCCTGCCGACAGACTATCGGTCACCTCGGGTAAGCGTGCAAAGCCGAAGCGGAGGCGCGGCAAAGAACGCAAGCGGAGAGACTGGTTAGGGCACAATGGGCCGCCCAGGCCCTAG
- a CDS encoding TniB family NTP-binding protein: MLNLELLKNIDGMYPDDIAKILTTQDPEKKRILTVIGTKVIEYSQYNEAWDWLEDVLNEAGTGMEATAGLLYGPSGVGKTTVLRQFVGHYGGPFKTPSGIKRPVVRVSTPANPTLPNMLKAMVLALGAEEASSDNVTDLKSVLLRQMSQQQVKLLIFDEFTHVVEDRTERFASKAVRGLKELLGENICQCVFAGTEQLASLHDIYKQFRRRSGGDLPMLPFDWNDAGDKKEWTEIMEGLQGELPLPCASPLGDAAMAKKMHLATDGLLDHVMKLLFRATSYAYDDGKEAVDDPSLSSAFEVLRRGDRRRANPFGPSSRRRRELTFRKDVAATDVHPHADDVTNLRSAKQKLPDFAK, translated from the coding sequence ATGCTGAATCTTGAGCTGCTGAAGAATATCGATGGCATGTATCCCGATGACATCGCGAAGATCCTGACGACGCAGGACCCTGAAAAGAAGCGCATCCTCACGGTCATCGGCACGAAGGTGATCGAATATTCCCAGTACAACGAAGCCTGGGACTGGCTGGAGGACGTGTTGAACGAGGCGGGCACGGGCATGGAGGCGACGGCAGGGCTGCTGTATGGACCGTCCGGTGTTGGCAAGACCACCGTCCTGCGTCAGTTCGTCGGTCATTATGGCGGGCCGTTCAAGACGCCGAGCGGGATCAAGCGACCCGTGGTCCGCGTATCGACGCCGGCGAACCCTACCCTGCCCAACATGCTGAAGGCCATGGTTCTGGCGCTCGGCGCGGAAGAGGCCAGCAGTGACAACGTCACGGACCTGAAGTCGGTGCTTCTTCGGCAGATGTCGCAACAACAAGTCAAACTGCTGATCTTCGATGAGTTCACCCACGTGGTGGAGGACAGGACCGAGCGGTTCGCCAGCAAGGCGGTCCGCGGTCTCAAGGAATTGCTGGGGGAGAATATCTGTCAATGCGTGTTCGCCGGCACCGAGCAGCTCGCAAGCCTGCACGACATCTACAAGCAGTTCCGGCGCCGGAGCGGCGGTGATCTCCCCATGCTTCCGTTCGACTGGAACGATGCCGGCGACAAAAAGGAATGGACCGAGATCATGGAGGGTCTTCAGGGCGAACTTCCGCTCCCCTGCGCCTCCCCCTTGGGTGATGCCGCTATGGCCAAGAAGATGCATCTCGCCACGGACGGATTGCTCGACCACGTCATGAAGCTGCTCTTCCGAGCGACTTCCTACGCCTATGACGATGGGAAGGAGGCAGTTGACGATCCAAGCTTGTCGTCCGCATTCGAGGTTCTTCGTCGTGGTGATAGGAGGCGAGCCAATCCATTCGGTCCAAGTTCTCGGCGTCGGCGCGAGCTCACCTTTCGGAAAGATGTGGCCGCCACCGACGTCCACCCCCACGCAGATGATGTCACCAACCTGCGTTCGGCCAAGCAGAAGTTGCCGGACTTCGCCAAATGA
- a CDS encoding AtpZ/AtpI family protein, with the protein MTIPPDDHGPDKAQGVTRDLASRIASAKRERDRQANRASEEASTDMNGLARGMRMGTEFMAAVLVGAVVGYLIDLGLGTSPWGLLIMVLMGFAAGTMNVIRVVAEMNAASSVAPGAGAMGETRNNNDDA; encoded by the coding sequence ATGACCATACCGCCGGATGACCACGGCCCGGACAAGGCCCAGGGGGTAACGCGGGATCTCGCATCGCGCATTGCCTCTGCCAAGCGGGAGCGCGACCGGCAGGCCAACAGAGCCTCCGAGGAAGCTTCCACGGACATGAACGGGCTGGCGCGCGGTATGCGCATGGGCACCGAATTCATGGCCGCGGTGCTGGTGGGAGCCGTTGTGGGCTATCTCATCGACCTTGGCCTGGGGACCAGCCCCTGGGGCTTGCTCATCATGGTTCTGATGGGCTTTGCCGCTGGTACGATGAACGTCATCCGCGTGGTGGCGGAAATGAACGCCGCATCGTCTGTGGCTCCGGGTGCCGGGGCCATGGGGGAGACGCGGAACAATAATGATGACGCTTAG
- a CDS encoding F0F1 ATP synthase subunit A gives MAGTDPIHQFVIYDLFPIHIGDEAAGTALNLSFTNSALFMVVTVAVLTGFMVLSASKASLVPSRFQLAGELLYTFVANMLRSSAGKEGMKFFPFVFSLFGFVLIANLLGMFPYFFTVTSHIIVTAALALLVISVVILYGFFRHGFKFLKLFVPAGVPAYVLPIVVPIEIISFLSRPISLSVRLFGNILAGHITLKVFSGFVVSLGALGALGWLGALLPLIMTVAISALELLVAVVQAYVFAVLTSMYLNDAVHPSH, from the coding sequence ATGGCCGGTACTGACCCGATCCACCAGTTTGTCATCTACGATCTGTTTCCGATTCATATCGGTGACGAGGCTGCGGGCACGGCCCTCAATCTCTCCTTTACCAATTCGGCCCTGTTCATGGTGGTCACCGTCGCGGTGCTGACCGGGTTCATGGTGCTGTCGGCGTCCAAGGCATCGCTGGTGCCCAGCCGGTTCCAGCTGGCGGGAGAGCTGCTTTATACATTCGTGGCCAATATGCTGCGAAGTTCGGCCGGCAAGGAAGGCATGAAGTTCTTCCCCTTCGTGTTCTCGCTGTTCGGCTTCGTGCTGATCGCCAATCTTCTGGGCATGTTCCCCTATTTCTTCACCGTGACCAGCCATATCATCGTCACCGCCGCCCTGGCGTTGCTGGTGATCTCGGTGGTGATCCTCTACGGGTTCTTCCGTCACGGCTTCAAGTTCCTCAAGCTTTTCGTTCCTGCCGGCGTTCCCGCCTATGTGCTGCCCATCGTGGTGCCGATCGAGATCATCTCGTTCCTGTCGCGCCCGATCAGCCTGTCGGTTCGTCTGTTCGGCAACATTCTGGCCGGTCACATCACCCTCAAGGTGTTTTCCGGTTTCGTGGTCAGCCTCGGCGCCCTGGGTGCATTGGGCTGGCTGGGTGCCTTGCTGCCGCTCATCATGACGGTTGCCATTTCGGCGCTCGAACTGCTCGTCGCGGTGGTGCAGGCCTATGTGTTTGCAGTGCTGACTTCGATGTATCTCAACG
- a CDS encoding TniQ family protein, translated as MTGVDTTSRRPFPLQVAHQADEPAHALLLRTVAHNGSSSFRRVLRNCGVPSNHSVAKADLMLVAHLCGADEEMLRHATAQRLDEGVELLGQWLRSEYFSEMWRRWCPACLAEEPYHRVWWDVTTVTACPFHGVELVNRCGCDKPLRHGEHAMTHCRLTHDLREVEACSVSAVDAEVDSYVVHRLLGTGQHPHPLLDSTSLGKALHVMERLGRSLLAETMTVDQARRAFGIGQLLRAGYRALAEFPVNLDQLLDELVSRRTEADRTSTIRTYGSLLRWLRNEPGIRSDCPLASAIRQEIDRHAEKNFIVPHRIVVDGAPAVGVPMGVIASQLGMNVELSMRLAKTLDYPVASDHPIGNMMPPAVVGPYLERVRSLETMDAVMQILGVRRQIAIELADLGHLAYVCRPFDRNKPAKGKRGDKRDRRLRDAQWNNWYFEPGTASAFLDGLRSLVRPDVSVAPEDLVNMYWPTKMFATRAEVLRLVLDGTLPLRAIDQQASGMSGLMVSRSEAQRIMKLERRDGYPLREAAPMMGMNYNQLRSCISNELVVPVGEGTNLSITQAMIDAFKATYIRTAELSSMLGVKGPRVVIRHLSENGVDPIETTGEIALTLYRREEAVRAALRSPRPKVFKNSTERLRHQNALGLPLAPSFKHHAIRPDWNKRSKDRSGRVRTTDCK; from the coding sequence ATGACCGGGGTCGACACGACATCAAGACGGCCCTTTCCCCTACAGGTGGCTCATCAAGCCGATGAGCCGGCGCACGCGCTTCTGTTGCGGACTGTCGCCCATAATGGCTCATCCAGCTTCCGTCGAGTGCTGCGCAACTGTGGCGTGCCGTCGAACCACTCGGTAGCGAAGGCCGACCTGATGCTAGTGGCTCACCTTTGCGGAGCCGATGAGGAGATGCTTCGGCATGCGACGGCACAGCGGCTCGATGAAGGCGTCGAACTACTGGGGCAATGGCTGCGATCCGAGTACTTCAGCGAGATGTGGCGGCGTTGGTGTCCGGCTTGTCTTGCCGAGGAACCATATCACCGGGTGTGGTGGGATGTGACCACCGTGACCGCTTGCCCGTTCCATGGTGTCGAGCTCGTCAATCGATGCGGTTGCGACAAGCCATTGCGCCATGGCGAGCACGCCATGACCCATTGCCGATTGACGCACGACCTTCGAGAGGTCGAAGCATGCTCCGTGTCGGCTGTGGATGCCGAGGTGGACAGCTACGTCGTGCACCGGCTGCTGGGCACCGGTCAGCACCCTCATCCTCTGCTCGACAGCACGAGTCTGGGCAAGGCCCTGCATGTTATGGAGCGCCTTGGACGCAGCCTCCTTGCCGAGACGATGACCGTCGACCAGGCTCGTAGAGCGTTCGGCATCGGGCAACTGCTGCGGGCCGGATACCGTGCGCTTGCCGAATTTCCAGTCAACCTGGACCAATTGCTGGACGAACTGGTGAGCAGGCGCACGGAAGCCGATAGAACCAGCACGATTCGAACCTATGGAAGCCTGCTGCGCTGGCTGAGAAACGAGCCTGGCATCCGCTCGGACTGCCCGTTGGCATCTGCCATTAGGCAGGAGATCGATCGCCATGCCGAAAAGAATTTCATCGTCCCTCATCGCATCGTTGTTGATGGTGCGCCGGCGGTGGGAGTGCCAATGGGCGTCATCGCCTCGCAACTCGGAATGAACGTCGAGTTGTCGATGCGGCTTGCGAAGACGCTCGATTATCCTGTCGCATCGGATCATCCCATCGGCAACATGATGCCGCCGGCCGTTGTGGGACCCTACCTTGAGCGCGTGCGCAGCCTTGAGACCATGGATGCGGTGATGCAAATCCTTGGCGTTCGTCGGCAGATCGCCATCGAACTGGCCGACCTGGGTCACCTCGCCTACGTGTGCCGCCCATTCGACAGGAATAAGCCAGCGAAGGGCAAGCGAGGCGACAAGCGCGATCGGCGGCTTCGCGATGCGCAGTGGAACAACTGGTACTTCGAGCCCGGAACGGCAAGCGCGTTCCTTGACGGTCTTCGCTCCTTGGTGAGGCCTGACGTGTCGGTCGCGCCGGAGGATCTGGTCAACATGTACTGGCCAACGAAGATGTTCGCGACGCGGGCCGAGGTGCTGCGGTTAGTGCTGGACGGCACGCTGCCTCTCAGGGCTATCGATCAGCAAGCATCCGGCATGTCGGGACTGATGGTGTCTCGAAGCGAGGCCCAGCGCATCATGAAGCTGGAGAGGCGTGACGGATACCCGTTGCGGGAAGCCGCGCCGATGATGGGCATGAACTACAACCAGCTTCGCAGCTGCATCTCCAACGAACTGGTAGTGCCTGTCGGCGAAGGTACGAACCTTTCGATCACGCAGGCCATGATCGACGCGTTCAAGGCGACTTACATCCGTACCGCCGAACTCTCGTCGATGCTGGGGGTGAAGGGCCCAAGGGTAGTCATTCGCCACCTTAGCGAGAACGGCGTCGATCCGATTGAGACGACGGGCGAGATCGCTCTTACGCTGTATCGTCGCGAGGAAGCCGTGCGGGCCGCGCTCCGATCGCCCAGGCCAAAGGTCTTCAAGAACAGCACCGAGCGCTTGCGGCACCAAAACGCTTTGGGGCTGCCTTTGGCCCCCAGCTTCAAGCATCATGCAATTCGACCGGATTGGAACAAGAGGTCGAAAGATCGCTCTGGGAGAGTTCGGACTACCGATTGCAAATAA
- a CDS encoding Mu transposase C-terminal domain-containing protein, producing the protein MNYMGNQPSQREEDDNDVYLRTGDAIELHGKRLICEGGSRKPVGFIFSDPDAPDALHKISSADIKAWWQAEKLFFVSRDEFGLPIGIQQSLRRSLRAFNASERREMLRRLRYCKAIDDLGPEFSRSQARLQPVCDSVAAAHSDTGSHSWSTVYRWWKDWARAGRDIRALNPSSRRKGNRTDRLAEYMKTAIEKGKTRWLQLDRPTKATAYKVAVAHCVKYLGGRDAVEALLEEDPEAQLWPTYRTFCTACSNVNRAERLLRRHGKAVTRQEMYPVGTGPEPTFPFERVEADFKYLRLMVVDDKTGLPLGTPYLMAAIDCYSGVIAGFDIGFDPPSYVAAARCLKHVIEMKDLDWVPDDEDGRRVVRNDYPVNGVPFQFFIDNDAAFHARSFEESAKALGCNVDYIPPGEPWKKGKIERFWGTVQTSFLDMFPGKVLRMGDNVRDYDPEKDAALTLSAMKLIVTKAIVDIHHQDFEPHTDQLRINLWREGVAIRPPRLVRQHSSLIELVGAYEERLAERRGIALFGLRYNSPELALYRSGFDKDPRVVIRYDPQDIGHVWIVDDDRGISFSVPCTRFDYAEGLSKHQHYVIRRHASRNVPGGRRLHFKHLLLAKVELFELGEKLIGSRKNKRANLAVARYLGKGKNIIEDLRKAIVDQNEDGHLDLTLHDEEDEDAAKQDEAATDALIEERKRRKKRNTGRQHTENPFPSKADEQVSVAESDDEKGEEQGSSVPEEEPKSATGKPEEPVQAVPASRRGRRERRPLRFINAES; encoded by the coding sequence ATGAATTACATGGGCAACCAGCCTTCGCAGCGTGAGGAGGATGACAACGACGTCTACCTCCGCACCGGCGACGCGATCGAGCTGCACGGCAAACGCCTCATTTGCGAAGGCGGCTCTCGCAAGCCAGTCGGCTTCATCTTCTCGGACCCGGACGCGCCGGACGCCCTGCACAAGATCTCCAGCGCCGACATCAAGGCCTGGTGGCAGGCCGAAAAACTGTTCTTCGTCTCCCGTGACGAGTTCGGTCTTCCTATCGGCATCCAGCAGTCGCTGCGCAGGTCGCTGAGGGCGTTCAACGCTTCCGAACGACGCGAGATGCTGCGGCGCCTTCGCTACTGCAAGGCCATCGATGATCTTGGTCCGGAATTCAGCCGCTCACAGGCAAGATTGCAGCCCGTTTGCGACTCCGTTGCGGCAGCTCATTCCGACACCGGATCGCATTCCTGGAGCACTGTCTACCGCTGGTGGAAGGATTGGGCTCGAGCTGGCCGCGACATTCGCGCTCTCAATCCATCCTCTCGTCGGAAGGGCAACAGAACCGACCGGCTTGCCGAGTACATGAAGACGGCGATCGAGAAAGGCAAGACGCGGTGGCTCCAACTCGACAGGCCAACCAAGGCAACTGCCTACAAGGTGGCGGTTGCGCACTGCGTCAAGTATCTCGGAGGGCGAGATGCTGTGGAGGCCTTGCTGGAGGAGGATCCAGAGGCCCAGCTTTGGCCTACCTACAGAACGTTCTGCACGGCCTGCAGCAACGTCAACCGAGCAGAGCGCCTGCTGAGGCGGCACGGGAAGGCTGTCACGCGCCAGGAGATGTACCCGGTCGGCACAGGGCCCGAACCAACGTTCCCCTTCGAGCGAGTGGAAGCGGATTTCAAGTATCTGAGATTGATGGTGGTCGATGACAAAACCGGGCTTCCCCTCGGCACGCCGTACCTAATGGCAGCCATCGACTGCTACTCCGGGGTCATTGCTGGCTTCGACATCGGTTTCGATCCGCCATCGTACGTGGCGGCGGCGCGATGCTTGAAGCACGTCATCGAGATGAAGGACCTGGACTGGGTCCCTGATGACGAGGACGGTCGAAGGGTGGTTCGCAACGACTACCCGGTCAACGGGGTGCCCTTCCAATTCTTCATCGACAACGATGCCGCTTTCCATGCTCGCTCCTTCGAGGAGTCCGCGAAGGCACTTGGCTGCAACGTGGACTACATCCCGCCCGGCGAGCCTTGGAAGAAGGGCAAGATCGAACGCTTCTGGGGAACGGTGCAGACTTCGTTTCTGGACATGTTTCCCGGCAAGGTTCTTCGCATGGGCGACAACGTCCGCGATTACGATCCGGAGAAGGATGCCGCTCTCACCTTGTCCGCGATGAAGCTGATCGTGACAAAGGCCATCGTCGATATCCATCATCAGGATTTTGAGCCTCACACGGATCAGTTGCGGATCAACCTTTGGAGAGAGGGCGTGGCGATCCGTCCACCGCGCCTCGTGCGGCAGCACTCCAGCCTCATCGAACTGGTCGGCGCCTATGAGGAGCGACTCGCAGAGCGACGCGGCATCGCGTTGTTCGGGCTCCGGTACAACTCGCCGGAATTGGCGCTGTATCGTTCGGGATTCGACAAGGACCCGCGCGTCGTCATTCGGTACGACCCTCAGGACATCGGGCATGTGTGGATCGTTGACGACGATCGCGGCATCAGTTTCTCGGTTCCGTGCACCAGGTTCGACTATGCCGAGGGCTTGTCTAAGCATCAGCACTACGTCATCCGCCGACATGCCTCGCGAAACGTGCCTGGCGGCCGTCGCCTGCACTTCAAACACCTCTTGCTGGCCAAGGTCGAGCTGTTCGAGTTGGGTGAGAAGCTGATCGGATCACGCAAGAACAAGCGAGCCAACCTGGCGGTGGCCCGTTATCTCGGCAAGGGCAAGAACATTATCGAGGACCTGCGCAAAGCCATCGTTGATCAGAACGAGGACGGTCACCTCGACCTCACTCTTCATGACGAGGAGGATGAGGACGCAGCCAAGCAAGATGAGGCAGCGACCGACGCCCTGATCGAAGAAAGAAAGCGGCGCAAGAAGCGCAACACTGGCAGGCAGCACACTGAGAATCCCTTTCCATCGAAAGCGGACGAGCAGGTCTCCGTTGCCGAGTCCGACGATGAAAAGGGCGAGGAACAAGGCTCCAGCGTTCCAGAAGAGGAGCCGAAATCAGCTACTGGCAAACCCGAGGAACCTGTTCAGGCGGTGCCTGCCAGTCGCCGAGGGCGGCGCGAGAGAAGACCACTGAGGTTCATCAATGCTGAATCTTGA